The following are encoded together in the Gemmatimonadaceae bacterium genome:
- a CDS encoding EAL domain-containing protein, producing the protein TGIPNRALFRDRVKHAIARGARTGFAPAVLFLDIDNFKAVNDGLGHVAGDELLCIVANRLHAVVRTSDTCARLGGDEFGVLLEESAEGPGTDQVGDAAAGAAHVAERMIASLKRPCPVGGTEISVSASIGIAVIDPSEDDIDVLRNADVAMYRAKASGKGCYQVFEPTMHEAVRSRLSLETELRRGVENCAAGAASPFVLHYQPIASLATGEVKTIEALVRWQHPTRGLVPPLEFIPIAEETGLIITLGRWILGEACRQTREWQSQSPNAADVGITVNISARQLAEPQLVSDVAAALHTSGLQPELLTLEMTESLLVDDSAAMLARLGALKALGVRLAIDDFGAGYSSLRYLDRFPVDLLKIDKSFIDHLGGPKRESPLARAILGLGRELGVQVVAEGIETAGQWSRLRALGCELGQGYYLSRPVPAHAVPALLEARPGA; encoded by the coding sequence CCGTCAACGACGGCTTGGGTCACGTCGCGGGCGACGAGCTGCTGTGCATCGTCGCCAATCGGCTGCACGCTGTCGTGCGCACGTCGGATACATGCGCCCGACTCGGCGGCGACGAGTTTGGCGTGCTGCTCGAGGAGTCGGCGGAAGGTCCTGGCACCGACCAGGTCGGCGATGCGGCTGCCGGCGCCGCGCACGTCGCCGAGCGCATGATCGCTTCGCTCAAGCGGCCATGCCCGGTCGGCGGCACCGAGATTTCCGTCTCCGCGAGCATCGGTATCGCCGTCATCGACCCCAGCGAAGACGACATCGACGTATTGCGAAATGCTGATGTCGCCATGTACCGCGCGAAAGCAAGCGGCAAGGGCTGCTATCAGGTTTTCGAGCCGACGATGCACGAAGCGGTTCGCTCGCGTCTGAGCCTCGAGACGGAGTTGCGTCGCGGTGTCGAAAACTGCGCGGCCGGCGCAGCCTCGCCGTTCGTGCTGCACTACCAGCCGATCGCGTCGCTCGCGACGGGCGAAGTCAAGACGATCGAAGCGCTGGTGCGCTGGCAGCATCCCACACGAGGGCTCGTGCCGCCGCTCGAGTTCATTCCGATCGCCGAAGAGACGGGTCTCATCATCACCCTCGGGCGGTGGATTCTCGGCGAAGCATGCCGGCAGACTCGCGAGTGGCAGAGTCAGTCGCCGAACGCGGCGGATGTGGGCATCACGGTAAATATTTCCGCGCGGCAGCTCGCGGAACCGCAGCTCGTCTCCGACGTCGCCGCGGCGCTGCACACCTCGGGGCTGCAACCCGAGTTGCTCACGCTGGAGATGACGGAGAGCTTGCTCGTCGACGACAGCGCGGCCATGCTCGCGCGGCTCGGCGCGCTCAAGGCGCTCGGTGTGCGTCTCGCGATCGACGATTTCGGCGCCGGTTATTCGTCGCTGCGCTACCTCGATCGATTCCCGGTCGATCTTCTCAAGATCGACAAGTCATTCATCGACCACCTCGGTGGTCCGAAGCGCGAGTCACCGCTCGCGCGCGCGATTCTCGGTCTCGGCCGCGAGCTCGGCGTACAAGTCGTGGCGGAAGGCATCGAGACCGCGGGACAATGGTCGCGCCTCCGTGCGCTGGGTTGCGAGCTCGGACAGGGCTACTATCTGTCGCGGCCAGTACCGGCTCACGCCGTGCCGGCGTTGCTGGAAGCGCGACCGGGGGCGTGA